In Muribaculum gordoncarteri, the genomic window GTACATTGTAAGTTCCCCACGATTTGTAGTTTTCCATTGACGATAAAGATCGGTAATCGTCGGCCCAAGGATTAGGAGCCGGGACGGGCTTGAACACATCGGCCCGACTGAATCCGGGCAGAAGCATCAAAACAACCGGCAATAAAGTTTTGCAAAGGTTTTTCATGAACAAAGTGTTTTTTTTAATTTCGGCACAAAATTACCTTTATATACAATATGAATGGTGGACATATCACGATTTAGGGTGGACAATGAGTGTAAATCGACACTAATCAAGTAGCGAAGCCCCTGATTTATGCCAAAATAAACATCTATTAGTATATATTTCAATTTAAAATTACTATCTTTGCACACTCTCGATTAACAACCGAATTCACAGTAACCCAAAACGAAATTGCCACTACCGCATACCATGATGAGATTACATCATTTTTGCATATCTTGTAAAGTGACGCTGGTTTTTGCCGTCGCCTTCTTTACTATATTTACTGCATCGGCAGCCAACAACATGTCACAAGGATTTGCCGATGACTACAACACCCGCTACATAACCATCCATGAAGGACTGCCCCACAACTTCGTCGACGACATTCACCGCGACAGCAAGGGCTTCATCTGGATGGCTCTCAACGGAGGCGGAGTGGCGCGTTACGACGGACATGACTTTGTGACATTCGGCCCCTCCTCATCTTTAAGAAAGATAAAGAGCATCTTCGCAACAACGCTGAGCGAGGACAAATTCAACCGACTGTGGACCGTGACCGACCGAGGCCTCGACATAATAGATATGGAGAAACTCTCCACTCTTGCCGAAGACGACCCTATTTTTGCGAAGCTTGAGCAAGGCGACAACCCCATCGACATATCGAAGATTGATTTCGCCACAAGCGACAAAAACGGTAACATGTGGCTCCATGCCGACACCATAATAGCCAAAGTGTCGTTTAACGACGACGGCTCGATCGACCGCATAGCCACTTTGACTCACGACCCGCTTAACGTGTCGGTCCTTAAAATCAAGGACATAGAGGGCAACGGCACTCTGTGGACCTCAATCAACGGCGAGATAATGAACATCGAGGACCAAGGCGCTACAATTACCCTGAAGCCGGTAGCCGACTGCCTGAAGCTCGATCCTCACACCTATGTGAGCGACTTCATCGCCAAGGGTGACAATGTGTGGATTTCCACCGACCTCGGACTCTATCGTTATGACCCGAGCGCCAATATGGTAAAGCGTTATGTCTACAACCCCGCCGACCCTAAATCTCTTTCCCAGAACTTCATAACCGACCTCGACATAACAGCCGACAAGCGACTGATAGCCTCGACTCTGAGGGGTATCAACATCTACAACCCAATCAATGACAACTTTGAGCGCGTAGGCGATATGCCTCAGTCCGATCCCAGGGCAGTGTTCAACAACAACTTCATCAACTGCGTGGAGGTCGACAGCGACCGAATATGGTTTGGCACCGAAGGAGGCGGCCTGAACAAGTTTGTTCCGCGCAACATCTACATCACCGACATATTCCATGACCCCAACCGCACATCGTCACTCTCCGACAATCCCGTCAACTCAATATATGAGGATGTCGACGGCACAGTGTGGATTGGAACCGTAGAGGGTGGATTGAACCGCGCTCACAGCGACATGAAGAGCTTTGACCACTTCACGGCCGAAAACGGGGCGATAACCCACAATTCGGTCAGCGCGATAACGGCCGACCGTGACGGCCGCTTATGGGTAGGCACGTGGGGAGGCGGTCTGAATGTAATCGACCGCAAGAATCCGTCACATCGCATCGAAACCATCAATGCCACCGACGACGGGAGCCTTCCCATAGGCTATATCGGAGCATTGGCCTACGACTCAATCAACAACGGAATATGGATAGGCTCAAACTTAGGATTATATTTCCGTGACCTCAACACAGGCCGCATAACCGAGCCGTTCAAAGGGGCGGCCGACGGCGTGCCCGGCACAATAGGCACCGCAATCGACAAAAAGGGGCACCTGTGGGTGGGATCGCTTACCGGCGTTTATGACATCGTACTCAACGAGCGCAAGCCCGACGGCACATTCACCTACCGTCACATCAGCCACAAGCTTAACGACCCCAAGTCGAAAACCGCCGATAAGATAAGCTCGATCTACATGTCATCCGACGGCTCGATGTGGTTCGGAACCAATGGAAACGGCGTATATCACCGCGTCACCGACGAAAACGGTGAAAAGTTCATAAACTACACCACCGACGAGGGAATGCCCAGCGACATTGTCAACGGAATCCTTGAGGACAACGACGGTTATATGTGGATAAGCACCGCCAACGGACTCGCACGACTGAACCCCGACGACGGCACGTTCATCAACTACGACCGAACCGACGGACTCGCCAACGACCAGTTTTACTGGAATGCATCCTACCGGCTCAGCGACGGACGGCTGCTCTTCGGCACAGTCGACGGCCTGATAAAGCTCGACGGTGTGACCAAGAAATCCAAGGAGCTCCACTATCCCGTGTACTTCACGTCACTCTCCGTAGCCAACGAACCGGTGCATGCCGGCAGCGACATAACGCCCCTCGACATATCGTCGACCAAGCACATAACAATCCATGAGCGCGACAAGTCGTTCACTGTAGGATTCAGCGCGCTCGACTACGACCGTGACAATGCCGGACACTACAGCTACCGCCTTGTGGGATTTGACGACAAGTGGATAACCCTGCCTGTCGACCGCCGATATGTGACCTACACCAATCTCGAACCCGGAGTCTACAAGCTGCAGGTGCGTTACGTGCCCGAGGGCTCGCAACCCGACGAATCGGAGATTTCGCAGCTCGTCATAACGGTAAAGCCCTACTTCTACCGCACCCCGTGGTTCATGATGATAATGATATTGCTCGTGGGCGCATCGGCATGGCTCTTCCACTATTACCGCGTAAAGTCACTCACCAACCAGCGCACCCTGCTGCAGGCTTCGGTTGAAGAGCGCACATCCGAGATAAGGCAACAGAAGCAGCTCCTCGAGGCTCGCGCCGTGGCACTCTCGGAGCAAAACGACATGCTCAAGCGCAACAATGAGGAGATAACCGAGCAGAAGACCCAGCTCATCGACATGTCACGCCGAGTGCAGGACCTCGCAATGGACCGCATATCATTCTTCACCAACATAACCCACGAGTTCCGCACTCCCATCACCCTTATCATAGGCCCCACACAGCGTGCGCTGAAGCTCAGCTACAATCCCCAGGTAATCGAGCAGCTCAACTATGTGGAACGTAACGCCCGATACCTGCTCAACCTCGTGAACCAGCTCATGGACTTCCGCAAGCTCGAGTCGGGCAAGATGGAAATCGTGCGCACACGCGGCAACTTCGTCAAGATGGCCAACGAGATACTGACTCCCTTCCAGCCCTTTGCCGCCGAGCGAAACATAACCCTGCGAAGCCTCTTCCACATCCCGCAGCCCGAACTCGACTTCGACGGTGACGCACTGCGCAAGGTGATCCCCAACCTGCTCAGCAACGCCATTAAATTCACCCCCGACGGAGGCACCGTAACCTTCTATGCCGCAATGCTGCCCCAGGGTAAAAACCGCCCCGAGCCCATGCTCTACCTTGACATCACCGACAGCGGAAACGGCATACCCGAAAGCGAAATCAACAAGGTATTCGACCGCTTCTATCAAGGCAAGAGCCAAATAAAATATCCCATCCCCGGCTCATCGGGCAGCGGAATAGGACTCTATCTCTGCAAAAGCATCGTAGAGCTATTCGGAGGCTCGATATGGGCACGCAACAACCGCACCCGCGGATGCTCGTTCCGTGTACTGCTGCCCATGAGCAATGTCGAGGAGGCCACCAACAGCCTGCTGCCGGCTCCCACAGCACCCGCCTCGGTGCCCATGGTGCCGGTGATGCAGCCGTCGCCCGGCATCACCATCCTCGTGGTGGAGGACAACAACGACATGCGCCGGTTTATATGCTCCGTATTGCGCGACAAGTACAATCTGCTTGAAGCATCCAACGGCGAGGAAGCCCTGTCGATACTCCTCTCCAATCAGGTCGACTTCATAATAAGCGACCTCATGATGCCCGTGATGGACGGACTCGAGCTGTCACGCCGCGTCAAGGAGGACTTCGCCATATCCCACATCCCGTTCCTGATGCTGACGGCCAAGACGGGACAGGAGTCACGCCTTGAAAGCTACCGCGTAGGTGTCGACGAATACCTCTTGAAGCCCTTTGACGAAGAGCTGCTGCTCACCCGCATATCCAACATCCTCGAAAACAAGAGGCGTCATCAGTCCAAGTTCAACATCGACATGGATGTCGACGAACTTAACATCGAGGACGAGTCGCGCGACAAGAAGTTCATCGACCAGGTGATGGAAGTTGTCAAGAACAACTATAAAAACTCCTACTTTGAGGTGGGTGACTTTGCCGAGGCCCTCGGTATAAGCCGAAGTCTGCTCAACAAAAAACTACAGAATCTCACCAGACAATCGGCGACAAAATTCATGCGAAACTACCGCATGAGCATTGCTCGCGAACTCATACTAAAGAACCGTAAGACCCGCAACATGAATGTGTCGGAAATAGCCTATGAGGTAGGGTTCAACGACTCGAAATACTTCACTCGATGCTTCACCCGACAATTTAATGTAACGCCAAGCTCGATGCTAAACGGAGATGACACATAATAGCTCATAAAACCTTTAATATTAATCTATTACTAAAAATATACGAATCTATGAAAATTTTACATGTTGGCGATTTATCCTCATAATTTGTCTATTTGTCCACCATCGGACACATAGATATAAGTAATTTTGCACAGTTTGAAATTGAAGATTTACACCTTTATAAAACCAATTCCCAAAACGCGAATTTTAACCTGTTAAAGTACAGTATCCGGTGCGAAATTGAATAAGTTGCAGTGCTAAAAGCAAGACCTTATCAAAACAGCCTTGAGAATGAACTTTTAACCTAAAACTAAATATCAATTATGAAGACTAAAAAGTGGACGTCTTTTGCGGCAGCTATTGCTGTCCTCCTCTTAGGGTCATCATGCCAAGACTGGGGCGAAATGGACCCGGCGGCCGGCAATCAAGTGACGCCGACATTGGAAAACGTTGCTACGTTCTCCTTTGACGAGCCCGAGCTTGACCCGATTGTGTACAAAACGTATGCAAATGCCGACGGACAACTGCCTTCGGTGGTGGAAGATGACATAAAGGGAAATGTGCTTAGCCTCAACAACGGCTATGTGACCTTAAACAATCCTCTGAACTCAGTGAAAGTGCAGAAAGCGGTTTCAATGACCTTCTGGATGAAGCAGCCCCTGGTTGTGAATGTCGATGAAGAAGGCAACGAAACTACCGAGCCCCAGGATCTCACCGGTGCTCTTATTGCATTTGAAAATGAGAATGCGACCTCTAAGATGTTCTTCACCGCCAACGGCTGGATCAAATACAACGGCATGGACGGCGAGTGGGAGGATAACAATCCTGCAACTTATGCCACCGGCTACATCCCCGCAGGCGATTGGCATTATGTGGCGCTTATCATGCGCAATGACGGCTACGGACTATACGTTGACGGACAACAGAAGGTGGAGAAGAAAGTCACCGACTTCGACTGCTCAAAGATGGTGCAGTTCCTCAACAACGTAAGCAAGATGTATATAGGATCGACCGAAACTTCCAAGCCCTGGATGATTGACGACCTTAAGATATATCGCAACGAAATCACAGCCAAGGAAATCGCTCGACCCAACATCGGCAACGGCGGCGGTCAAGGCCCCGGTGGTGATGACAACAAGTTTGAGCCGATTGCTCCTATATTCTTCAACTCATTCGACGCCGGCATGAACGGATGCTCGATATACGGTGCAGGCTCAATAATATATAAGGGCGGTGCGTTTGGAAATGTATTCTCCAACGCAAGCGGCGCAATGCGCAGCAACTACCTTGTATTGCCCTCCAACGTGCTCGGTCAGTCGGCCGACACTCAGGCTCTCACAATAGGTGTATGGGTGAACCGCGGTAACGAAACAGAGTCTTCAGCCTACATGTGGGCACCTCTCTTCACCGCTTACGCATCCCACAACCCCACCGATAACGGAATGCCGATGCTCGCCTGCCAGTATCGCGGCGTGCTTCAGGTCAACTGCAACGGCTGGAGCGACTACACCGACGACCAGAATGTAAACAAGCAGAACATACTCTATCACGGCGAAAACGACTGGCTTGCCGACGGACAGTGGCACTACTACACTGCAGTGTTCACCCCCACAACGGCCAAGGTCTACATCGACGGCGAAATTGCCAATGAATGGGAAATCGACGGCACCAACAACACCGCCGCCGGCCTCTTCAGCAACGGCTCGGAACTCCAGTACATCTGCCTCGGCGGTAACCAGGCCTGGAACTGGGGCGACAACGACCCCGGATTCTGGTTTGACGACATCGCAATCTACAACCAGGAACTTTCAAAGGCTCAGATCAAGGCCATCATGGGACTCAAGACCAATGTAGCTTATGGCAACACATTCAGCAACGATGCCGACAACATGACCCTCAAGGGTGCCGGAACATTCGTTAACGATGAAACTCCCGGATTTGGCAAGATATTCCAGAATGCCGTAGGCGGTCTTCGCGAGAACTACCTCGTATTCCCCTCCGGAGCACTCTCCAAAGTTGGTGAAACCAAGGAAATGACCATCAACGTATGGCTCAACGCATCCAACGCAGGCGCATCCAACACCTACATGTGGTCGCCCGTAATGACCGGTTATGCCGAAGCTCCTGGTGGAAACGGATGCCCGATGTTTGCTTGCCAGTACCGCGGTGCGCTCATGATCAACAGCAATGGCCCCGACAACTCGGGCGACAACTGGTGTGACTACACCGACGCTCAGAATGTAGCAGGCACCAACCAGATTCTGCACGACGCCACCGACTGGCTCGTTGACCACAAGTGGCACCTGTACACAGCAGTGTTCACTCCTACCAGCGCTTTCGTATACTTTGACGGAGAACTTATCAACGAGTGGGCACTCGACGGTGAAAGCCGAGGACAGCAATGCGACCTTGAAACACTCTCGACACTCGGTTATGTATGTCTTGGAGGAAACCAAGCTTGGGGATGGGGCGACCCCGATCCCGGATTTGGATTTGACGACATCATGGTATACAATAAGGCTCTGTCACAGGCTGAGATAAAGCAAATCATGAATTTCAAGAAGTAAATAACTATAAATCTAAATACTGAATAATGAATAATAACAGCAAAACAGCAAAAGGATGGTGGAGCACAACGCTCCGCCACCTGCTGCCGACACTCATATTGATGCTGGTGGCTCAGAGTGCATTTGCTCAGTCAACGCAAGTCACCGGTACTGTCCTTGACGAAACCGGCGAGCCGCTGATTGGCGCCAGCGTAATCGAAAAAGGCACTGCTACAGGTTCCGCCACCGATTTCGACGGTAACTTCGTGCTCTTCGTTAAAGACCCCGCATCGGCTGTACTTCAGGTTTCCTATGTGGGCTATGAAACTCAGGATGTCGCCCTCAAGGGACAGACCAAGATTACAGTGACCCTCAAGGAGTCATCGGCTCTCCTCGACGAAGTCGTTGTCGTTGGTTACGGTCAGCAGAAGAAGGAATCGGTTGTGGGTGCAATCTCACAGGTTAATTCCGACGACCTCCTCGAAACTCCCGCCGCCAACCTCTCGCAGGCCATCACCGGTAAGATTCCCGGTGTGATCACCTCGCAGACTTCAGGTGCCCCCGGTGCCGACGACGCACAGATATTCATCCGTGGTCGCGCGACATTCGCAAGCGACGCACAGCCCCTCATCCTCGTGGACGGTATCGAGCGTTCATTCTCGCAGATCGCCCCCGACGATATCGAAACCATCTCGGTTCTTAAGGACGCATCGGCAACCGCCGTTTACGGTGTGCGTGGTGCTAACGGTGTAATGCTCATCACCACCAAGCGCGGTAAGGAGCAGAAGCCCGTAGTGAGCCTCACCGCCAACTGGCAGTTCCAGACTCCTACCCGCAAGGACACCTACCTTGACTCTTATCAGTCGGTAATGCTTCTTGAAGAGGCTCTCGCCAACGACGGCCTTCCCTCGCAGTACTCAGCCGCCGACATCGAAATGTATCGCAAGTCGGTTGCAGGTCAGCTCAGCGGTCTTGACGCTCTGCTCTACCCCAACGTTGACTGGTATGACGAAGTGTTGAAGTCATCGGCTCCCGCACAGCGTTACAACGCAAGCGTGCGCGGTGGTACAAAGCGCATGCGCTACTACGCATCACTCGAATACTACAACCAGGGTTCGCTCTTCAAGGAACTCTCCAACGACCCCTACGGCAACCCCTCAAGCCTCCACTACCGCCGCTACGGCTTCCGTGCCAACGCCGACTTCTTCCTGTCAAAGGATCTTACTCTGTCGGTTAACTTCGGTACCCGCTTCGAGGAGCGCAAGGGTCCCAACTCCAGAGAAGAAGACAAACACAGCGAAATATATTATCAGGCCAACCACATACCCGGATGGCTCTTCCCCGTGGCCTATCAGGCTCAGAACGGTGAAACCACCAAGACTCTCTACGCAGGTACCTCACAGTATCAGCTGAACCCCTACGCGATTCTTGCCGAATCGGGTTACTACAAGGGCGTGAACACCGTGAACGAAACCAACTTCATCGCCGACTACAAGATGGATTGGCTCACCCCCGGCCTCAGCGCACGCGCCATGATGTCATTTGACTACGAGAACTATCACCGTTCACTCTACAGCAAGTCGTTTGCAACCTACGAGCTCATGAAGGACAACAACGGTGTTCCCTACGATCCCACTTCGATCGACTCTTACAACCGCTTCAACTCCGACGGTACGCTCGCTCACTCACGCAGCAGCTTCACCCTCTACAAGCTCTACATGGAGGCTCAGCTCAACTACAAGCGCATCTTCAACCAGGTGCACGATGTTACGGCAATGGTGCTCTACATGCAGAATGACTTCCGTCGCCAGAGCGAACTCGCTCACCGCTACCAGGGTGTTGTAGGTCGTGTGACTTACGGATACGACAACCGCTACCTCGCCGAAATCAATGTCGGTTACAACGGTTCCGAGAACTTCGCCAAGGGTCGCCGCTTCGGTTTCTTCCCCGCATTCTCTCTCGGTTGGCGCATCGCCCAGGAGTCGTTCATGGAAAATACCCGCAACTGGCTCGACAACCTCAAGCTCCGTGCAAGCTACGGTCAGGTAGGTAACGACTCTTACAGCCAGCGATTCCTCTACGAGCAGAAGTGGTTACAGATCGGCAACGACTACTACTTCGGTACTTCAGGCCAGACCGGTATCTTCGAGCAGCAGTATCCCAACTACGCAGTTACCTGGGAGCGCGCTCACAAGTACAACGTAGGTCTTGAATTCGGACTGTTCAACAGCACCTTGACCGGTAACATCGACTACTTCTACGAGAAGCGTAACGACATCTTGACCGAATACCTCACCCGCCCCTGGTGGTTCGGTGTATCTTCGGCTGCTGGTAACCTCGGTAAGACAACCAACCAGGGTTATGAAATCGAACTTCACTACAACAACTCTATAGGTCGTGACTTCAACTACTCGGTAGGTCTTACCTACTCTCACGCCAAGAACAAGATCGTGGCTATGGACGAGCCCGCCAACAAGACCGGATACCGCAAGCGTGAAGGTCATGCTATCGGCCAGTTCTTCGGACTCATCGCCGACGGATTCGTAACTCAGGCCGACCTCGACGGCGGCAAGCTCCCCGTGTCGACATTCGGCGACGTGAAGGTCGGTGACCTCAAGTACCGCGACATGAACGGCGACGGATTTATCGACGACCGCGATGAAACATTCATCGGCTACAGCGACATCCCCGAAAACACTTTCGCACTCACTCTCGGTGCCAACTGGAAAGGCATTGGTTTCAGCGTGATGTTCCAGGGTGTTGACCACGTGAGCCGTTACTACGACGCCGAGGCAATGTACGCATTCGTTAACGGCGGTAAGGTTAAGGAACACCACCTCGACCGTTGGAACCCCGCATTGAGCGAAGCTCAGAACCTTGCTCAGGCCAAGTATCCCTTGCTTCACTACGACAGCAACGGCAACCACAACCAGCGTCAGAACTCATTCTTCCTGAAGAACGGTTCATTCTGCCGTCTGAAGAACATCGAGCTCTCCTACACTCTCCCCGAGAAGTGGACCAAGCACGTGTTCATGAGCCAGTGCCGCTTCTATGTGAACGCCAACAACCTCATAACCTGGGACCATCTTGATGGACTCACCGACCCCGAAAGCAGCGGCTCCAACCGTTACCCCATCTGTAAGACCGTTAACTTCGGTGTAAACATTCAATTCTAATTGCCTTATGATTATTATGAAAAAAACAATCCAAAATATAGCTGCTGTGGTGCTTCTCGGCTCAACAATGTCGCTCGCTTCTTGCGGTGACTTCCTTGAGAAGCAGCCCTCCAACGAGCTCACCGAGGACAAGACCTACGGAAACTGGAGTATGTTTGAGTACTTCCACAACGACACTTACAACTTCCTCCGTCACGGAGCTCTGCGCATCGGTAACTCTTGGCTTGATTCAGCAACCGACCTTGCTGAAACATCCTACTCCAACGGTGGTACCCGCACTTCGTTCAACATCGGTAACTACTATGCCGGTGGCGGCGCCGACGAGCTCACCTCTACTTGGGAGTCGCGCTATCGCGGAATCCGCAAGTGCAACCGTGTAATCACAGGCATCGACCGCGTGCCCTTCGACATCACCAAGACCGAGGAGGAGAACCTTGCCCTCCGTCGCACAATGGTGGCCGAGGCCCGTGCATTCCGCGCCTACTTCTACTGGGAAATGTTCCTCCGCTACGGTCCTATACCCATCATCAAGGAGGTTCTCGATCCTGAAGAGGACATGATTACACCCTACACCAAGCGCCCCACTGTAAAGGAGTATGTTGTTGACTTCATCCTCAACGAACTCAAGGAGGCCGAGCCCGACATGCTTCCCTACGAAGAAGCCTTCGTGTCGACCAAGAGCGGTCGCCTCTCTCAGCCCATGGCACGTGCGCTTGCATCACGCATCAAGCTCTACATGGCATCGCCCCGCTACGCGGCTCAGTCAGGCATAACCTGGCAGGATGCTGCCGACGCTGCCAAAAGCTTCATCGAGGACTACGGCGCTAACTTCGCCCTCTATCAGGAGGACAACATCCCCGGTGGAACCAACTATCGCAATGCAGTGCTCCGCACTCACTACACCGGCAATAACCATGAGGTAATCTTCTTCCGCAACGATGTTACCATCGGATGGGGAGGCATCAGCCTCGACTCTCCCGTAGGCGAAGGCGGCTCGGGCGGTAACTGTCCCTCGCAGAATCTTGTCGACATGTATGACATGGCCGACGGTTCGTCACCCTTCGCTCAGTATGACCTCACCGGTGCTCCGGTATATGTCAACGGAACTCCCACCGTCAATCCCGCAAGCGGCTACAACGACGAGGCTATGTGGAGCAACCGCGACCCGCGCCTCGAAGCTACAGTGCTTCACCACGGATTTGCCTGGGGTAACAGTACCGTTCGTCCCGACAACCGCATCAACGTAATATACGGTATGGCCGACAACCCCGCAGGTAACGCCAACTCGACCCCCACAGGCTACTACATGGCCAAGTACATTCCCGCCGAAATCCTTTCAGGTACTCACGCAGGTAGCGCCTACCGACTCTGGACCATCATCCGCTACGCCGAGATTCTCCTCAACTACGCCGAGGCTCTCAACGAAGCTCAAGGTCCCTCAGCTACAGTGTTCGACCTCCTCGACCAGATTCGTCACCGCGCAGGCATTACCGGTAACGTTGCCGACCGCGCCGACCTTCAGGATCAGGATGCTCTCCGTCGATTCATCCGCAAGGAGCGCACTGTTGAGTTCGCGTTCGAGGAGCATCGTCCTTGGGATGTTCGCCGCTGGAATGTGGCTGTAGAGGCTCTCTCTCGCCCCATCTACGGTGTTACGGTGACCCGTGTTGGAAACGCTACCGATGCCGACTACGACTTCGTACCCGGCAACTACAAGATCACCCGCAAGGTGGCTCAGGCTCGCGTTTTCGACGAAAAGATGTACCTCTATCCCATCCCTGAGGAGGAAGTATGGAAAACCGGTCTTGAAAACAATCCCGGATGGTAAAAATCTTAAATCGCTTTATTTTTAGACCAATTATGGATAACATCATAAAATATTTGTCAGCTAAAGGTAAATACCTTCTGACCGCAGTGCTTCTGGGCAGCACGCTCGCTATGTCGGCTGCCGGAGGTCGAGAAGTAAAGGGTCGCGTTGTCGATCCCGAAGGCAATCCCATTCCGGGAGCTGTGGTAAACCTTGCCGAGCAGAGCCGCATCGTGCTCACCGACCAGGACGGTAACTTCGTCCTCAAGGATGCCGGCTACGACGATGAAGTCAACGCAAAGTGCATCGGCTTCCTCACCAACATCGTGACAATCGAGGATCTTGACACTCCCCTCGTCATAACTCTTGAACCCGACAACGACGCTTACGCTCATCTCCGTCAGGTAGCTTTCGCCGAGAAGCCCTCAAAGTTCATGACCGAGTCTACCTCAATGGTGACCGGACAGGAGCTCCAGCGCTATCCCGTGACCGTGCTCCAGAACGCCTTCAACTCACTCCTCACCGGTGTACAGACCTATGAGGCATCATCCGAGCCCGGTTGGTCGGAAACCGCAATGTACATCCGCGGTGTCCGCACCCTCAACTCGGCTGCCCGCAGCCCGCTGGTAATCGTGGACAACGTTGAGCGTGACATCTCGTTCCTCGATGCATTCCCCATCGACAACGTGACAGTGCTCAAGGATGCTGCCGCTACCGCTCTCTACGGTATGCGCGGTGCCAACGGTGTCATCCTCGTAACCACCAAGCGTGGCGACGCCGGAAAGACCAACATCGAGTTCACTCAGGAAATAGGATTCCAGACTCTTACCGGAAAGGTTGAGAACCAGAACTCCTACAACATCGCCCTCACCCGCAACCAGGTGCGTTACCTCGACGGCCGCGAGCCCCTCTACACCGCCGAGCAGATTGAGAAGTATCGTCGCGTAAGCAACGGTGAAACTCTCGACGGCATGGACCGCTACCGCTACTTCAACACCAACTGGTTTGATGTTCTCTATCGCGAAACAGCTCCGGTAGTTAAGACCAACCTCCAGATTTCAGGTGGTAACAACCGCGCCCGCTACTACGTGTCGTTCTCTTACCTCCGTCAGGAAGGTATGTGGAACAGCGAAGGTACCAAGTTCAACGACCGCTTCACCACCCAGCACACTCTCAACCGCTGGAACCTCCGAAGCAACCTCGACATCAATGTCAACAAGTATCT contains:
- a CDS encoding SusC/RagA family TonB-linked outer membrane protein; the protein is MLVAQSAFAQSTQVTGTVLDETGEPLIGASVIEKGTATGSATDFDGNFVLFVKDPASAVLQVSYVGYETQDVALKGQTKITVTLKESSALLDEVVVVGYGQQKKESVVGAISQVNSDDLLETPAANLSQAITGKIPGVITSQTSGAPGADDAQIFIRGRATFASDAQPLILVDGIERSFSQIAPDDIETISVLKDASATAVYGVRGANGVMLITTKRGKEQKPVVSLTANWQFQTPTRKDTYLDSYQSVMLLEEALANDGLPSQYSAADIEMYRKSVAGQLSGLDALLYPNVDWYDEVLKSSAPAQRYNASVRGGTKRMRYYASLEYYNQGSLFKELSNDPYGNPSSLHYRRYGFRANADFFLSKDLTLSVNFGTRFEERKGPNSREEDKHSEIYYQANHIPGWLFPVAYQAQNGETTKTLYAGTSQYQLNPYAILAESGYYKGVNTVNETNFIADYKMDWLTPGLSARAMMSFDYENYHRSLYSKSFATYELMKDNNGVPYDPTSIDSYNRFNSDGTLAHSRSSFTLYKLYMEAQLNYKRIFNQVHDVTAMVLYMQNDFRRQSELAHRYQGVVGRVTYGYDNRYLAEINVGYNGSENFAKGRRFGFFPAFSLGWRIAQESFMENTRNWLDNLKLRASYGQVGNDSYSQRFLYEQKWLQIGNDYYFGTSGQTGIFEQQYPNYAVTWERAHKYNVGLEFGLFNSTLTGNIDYFYEKRNDILTEYLTRPWWFGVSSAAGNLGKTTNQGYEIELHYNNSIGRDFNYSVGLTYSHAKNKIVAMDEPANKTGYRKREGHAIGQFFGLIADGFVTQADLDGGKLPVSTFGDVKVGDLKYRDMNGDGFIDDRDETFIGYSDIPENTFALTLGANWKGIGFSVMFQGVDHVSRYYDAEAMYAFVNGGKVKEHHLDRWNPALSEAQNLAQAKYPLLHYDSNGNHNQRQNSFFLKNGSFCRLKNIELSYTLPEKWTKHVFMSQCRFYVNANNLITWDHLDGLTDPESSGSNRYPICKTVNFGVNIQF
- a CDS encoding RagB/SusD family nutrient uptake outer membrane protein: MKKTIQNIAAVVLLGSTMSLASCGDFLEKQPSNELTEDKTYGNWSMFEYFHNDTYNFLRHGALRIGNSWLDSATDLAETSYSNGGTRTSFNIGNYYAGGGADELTSTWESRYRGIRKCNRVITGIDRVPFDITKTEEENLALRRTMVAEARAFRAYFYWEMFLRYGPIPIIKEVLDPEEDMITPYTKRPTVKEYVVDFILNELKEAEPDMLPYEEAFVSTKSGRLSQPMARALASRIKLYMASPRYAAQSGITWQDAADAAKSFIEDYGANFALYQEDNIPGGTNYRNAVLRTHYTGNNHEVIFFRNDVTIGWGGISLDSPVGEGGSGGNCPSQNLVDMYDMADGSSPFAQYDLTGAPVYVNGTPTVNPASGYNDEAMWSNRDPRLEATVLHHGFAWGNSTVRPDNRINVIYGMADNPAGNANSTPTGYYMAKYIPAEILSGTHAGSAYRLWTIIRYAEILLNYAEALNEAQGPSATVFDLLDQIRHRAGITGNVADRADLQDQDALRRFIRKERTVEFAFEEHRPWDVRRWNVAVEALSRPIYGVTVTRVGNATDADYDFVPGNYKITRKVAQARVFDEKMYLYPIPEEEVWKTGLENNPGW